A single region of the Candidatus Nitrospira nitrificans genome encodes:
- a CDS encoding NAD(P)/FAD-dependent oxidoreductase — protein sequence MQAHEVIIIGGGLAGLSAAIYLGRSRRETLLVHTKRSMAKWEADVQNYLGFPEGIDGEDLLARGMEQVVRFGVTVIEDDIRSLSRDGDSFCLRGASSAYRARRVLLATGLTHLPPEIPGVKECLGQSLFFCKDCDAFRVQGKKIVIIGVNNEAADYALAMLLFTPNVMICTNGRHFRWDTDHAGWLEEYEVPIRHDRIRSVLHNNGQLTALIFEQGSRVTVDGAFTTRGDIYHNSLAECAGAMLDEDGQVIVDHYLQTTVPGLYAAGCVTPANCQMIIAAGQGATAGQAINRDLFDDSLKRHALPRVGDKRAIWPMTW from the coding sequence ATGCAGGCGCATGAGGTCATCATCATTGGAGGGGGATTGGCGGGACTGTCCGCGGCCATTTACCTCGGTCGTAGCCGGCGCGAGACGCTGCTGGTCCACACCAAGCGGTCCATGGCCAAATGGGAGGCGGATGTCCAGAACTATCTGGGTTTTCCGGAGGGGATCGACGGCGAGGATCTTCTCGCGCGAGGGATGGAACAGGTCGTTCGTTTCGGCGTCACGGTGATAGAAGACGACATCCGCTCATTGAGCCGGGATGGCGATTCATTCTGTCTCAGGGGAGCAAGCTCTGCTTATCGCGCCCGGCGCGTGCTCCTCGCCACCGGCTTGACGCATCTTCCACCCGAGATTCCCGGCGTGAAGGAGTGTCTGGGACAGAGTCTGTTTTTCTGCAAGGATTGCGACGCTTTTCGCGTGCAAGGCAAAAAGATCGTCATCATCGGGGTGAACAATGAAGCGGCGGATTATGCGCTCGCCATGCTGCTGTTCACACCGAATGTGATGATCTGCACGAACGGACGACACTTTCGATGGGATACGGACCATGCGGGATGGCTGGAAGAATATGAAGTGCCGATCCGGCACGATCGTATCCGTTCCGTACTGCACAATAACGGACAGCTGACGGCCCTCATTTTTGAACAGGGTAGTCGCGTGACTGTCGACGGGGCGTTCACGACACGAGGCGATATCTATCACAATAGTCTGGCGGAATGCGCCGGAGCGATGCTGGACGAAGACGGCCAAGTCATCGTCGACCACTATTTACAGACGACCGTGCCGGGGCTCTATGCGGCGGGATGCGTGACTCCGGCGAACTGCCAGATGATCATCGCCGCCGGACAAGGCGCCACGGCGGGCCAAGCGATCAATCGAGATCTATTCGACGATAGCTTGAAGCGGCATGCATTGCCGCGTGTCGGGGATAAGCGCGCAATTTGGCCCATGACATGGTAA
- a CDS encoding DUF1579 domain-containing protein has protein sequence MHRAVLTWLVVSLLSSLPPALAKEPTIKKPVDPKVMMDTYQKLATPGAPHKHLASLAGTWTTQTKEWMEPGKPPTESTGTCEYKALLGGRYMQQDCTGTMRGHAFTGIGVQGYDNFTKKYMTTWIDSLGTGIFSMESKAGADGKTITLHGNLADPFDGTLKQRAVWKFPDANTQILEMYGPHGNGNEILMMEITYTRKQ, from the coding sequence GTGCATCGCGCAGTACTCACGTGGTTGGTGGTCAGTCTGTTGTCGTCGTTGCCTCCGGCATTGGCGAAGGAGCCAACGATAAAGAAGCCCGTGGACCCAAAGGTCATGATGGATACCTATCAAAAACTGGCCACGCCTGGAGCGCCGCATAAACACCTGGCGAGTCTCGCGGGCACGTGGACGACGCAGACGAAAGAATGGATGGAACCCGGCAAGCCGCCGACGGAATCCACGGGCACGTGCGAATATAAAGCGCTGCTCGGCGGCCGTTATATGCAGCAGGATTGCACGGGCACGATGAGGGGGCATGCCTTTACGGGCATCGGCGTGCAGGGCTATGACAATTTCACTAAAAAATATATGACGACGTGGATCGATTCATTGGGAACCGGCATCTTCTCTATGGAAAGCAAGGCCGGTGCTGACGGAAAGACCATCACCTTGCACGGTAATCTTGCGGATCCATTCGACGGCACCCTGAAGCAGCGCGCCGTCTGGAAGTTCCCTGACGCCAACACTCAAATTCTCGAGATGTATGGGCCGCACGGGAACGGCAACGAGATATTGATGATGGAGATCACGTACACCAGGAAACAGTAA
- a CDS encoding YHS domain-containing protein: protein MQTSKKVKDPVCLMELDPDEAVESEDYLQHRYYFCNANCHETFQLDPEPYAKRLQSQDDA, encoded by the coding sequence ATGCAAACATCCAAAAAAGTGAAAGACCCGGTGTGTTTGATGGAGCTCGACCCGGATGAGGCAGTCGAGTCCGAAGATTATCTGCAACATCGATATTATTTTTGTAACGCGAACTGTCACGAGACGTTTCAGCTGGACCCCGAGCCTTATGCAAAGCGGTTACAGAGCCAAGATGACGCATAG
- a CDS encoding DUF4142 domain-containing protein, translated as MTRSEKSMLHMTIGLAAVSFAVSLWVAGVQAAGPGIKANAEPFLKKAAEAQLVEIALGLLVTQHAVNDRVKEFATQMADEHMNISRQLEELASKKGVTLPPGINPEHKQRMDELSHLSGHAFDRTYLSYVIQHHENNVEEFGLDAKTLEDLDAKQWIASILPRIQTHREKALSLKNSLQTTPYK; from the coding sequence ATGACTCGGTCGGAGAAATCAATGCTTCACATGACCATCGGGCTTGCTGCCGTATCGTTTGCCGTTTCCCTCTGGGTTGCCGGCGTACAGGCCGCAGGGCCTGGCATCAAGGCCAATGCCGAGCCCTTTCTCAAGAAAGCCGCGGAAGCGCAGTTGGTCGAAATCGCATTGGGTCTACTCGTGACTCAACATGCGGTGAATGATCGCGTGAAAGAGTTCGCCACGCAAATGGCGGATGAACACATGAACATCAGTCGACAGCTCGAAGAACTGGCCTCCAAGAAGGGGGTGACGCTTCCTCCGGGGATAAATCCGGAACACAAGCAGAGAATGGATGAACTCTCTCATCTGTCCGGACATGCGTTTGATCGCACGTACCTGTCATATGTCATTCAACATCATGAGAACAACGTCGAAGAGTTTGGCCTGGATGCAAAGACGTTGGAAGACTTAGATGCCAAGCAATGGATTGCCTCGATCTTGCCCAGAATACAGACCCATCGGGAAAAGGCACTCTCGCTCAAGAACTCGTTGCAGACAACCCCCTACAAATGA
- a CDS encoding OsmC family protein, translating into MQRSASAQWMGNLKTGKGLLSTESGALSDNQYSFGSRFQRGNGTNPEEFLAAAHAGCFTMALSAQLEQAGFPAERLDTTATVNIEQVEADWRITSIHLNVRGKISHGDQAIWDQATAAAKSGCPISQLLNTIITMDAKLEV; encoded by the coding sequence ATGCAACGAAGCGCCTCGGCACAATGGATGGGAAATCTCAAAACCGGCAAGGGGCTTTTGTCCACGGAAAGCGGCGCCCTATCGGACAATCAGTATTCCTTCGGCAGCCGGTTCCAGCGCGGCAACGGTACAAATCCGGAAGAATTTCTCGCCGCGGCCCATGCCGGTTGTTTCACAATGGCATTGTCCGCGCAGCTCGAGCAGGCAGGGTTTCCGGCTGAGCGGTTGGACACGACCGCAACGGTGAACATCGAACAGGTCGAGGCTGATTGGAGGATAACGAGCATTCACTTGAATGTGCGAGGGAAGATCTCACATGGAGACCAGGCGATCTGGGATCAAGCAACCGCGGCTGCCAAGAGCGGCTGCCCGATCTCGCAACTCCTCAACACCATTATTACAATGGACGCCAAACTCGAAGTGTAA
- a CDS encoding HAD-IIIA family hydrolase: protein MARTTKAVFLDKDGLLNMNHPCRLREGLGEWLPDTIEGLRLLYLAGYALIVVTQEDEAAPGRFTRDTIFDEEFTFRINLAMLGVPLLNFYHCPHHPQGKMAAFAHECRCRKPHPGLLIHAAVEFNVDLQRSWMIGDVLDVVEAGQLAECRTILLANGQETNWNMTERRWPNFIAANMLEAVSMILLADVDHWLDGSLGARGAEGEEANL, encoded by the coding sequence ATGGCCCGAACCACCAAAGCCGTATTTCTCGATAAGGACGGCTTGCTGAACATGAACCATCCGTGCCGTCTGCGCGAGGGACTTGGCGAATGGCTACCAGACACCATCGAAGGGCTGCGGTTATTATACTTGGCCGGCTATGCCCTTATCGTGGTCACTCAAGAAGATGAGGCCGCGCCGGGAAGATTTACGCGGGACACGATCTTTGATGAAGAATTCACATTTCGAATCAATCTGGCCATGTTGGGCGTACCGCTGCTTAATTTTTATCACTGTCCGCACCATCCCCAAGGCAAAATGGCGGCATTTGCGCATGAATGCCGCTGCCGCAAACCACACCCCGGGCTCTTGATTCACGCCGCCGTCGAATTCAACGTCGACCTGCAACGGTCCTGGATGATCGGTGATGTCTTGGACGTTGTGGAAGCAGGACAGTTGGCTGAATGCCGAACGATCCTCTTGGCGAACGGTCAGGAAACCAACTGGAACATGACCGAGCGGCGCTGGCCAAACTTTATCGCTGCGAACATGCTCGAAGCCGTCTCCATGATTCTTCTCGCCGATGTGGACCATTGGTTGGACGGATCGCTGGGAGCGCGCGGAGCTGAGGGCGAGGAAGCAAACTTGTGA
- a CDS encoding hemerythrin domain-containing protein, with amino-acid sequence MLKEDHRRVESLFERFLNGENGKKPHIAEQLFQELEVHSTLEEELFYPALQNPAEIEEFEAADEDTQFSEEKTMHTPELDETGEVEAGRGEGSDSSEEMTNNMITSAFDEHRVIRALIAQLRQKDALSQEFRQRMTELQQTVANHVFEEEDELFAEAQLTMDTKTLGRQMQQRKQELLSAAV; translated from the coding sequence ATGTTGAAAGAAGATCACCGTCGAGTTGAGTCGCTCTTCGAGCGGTTCCTGAACGGAGAGAATGGAAAGAAACCTCATATCGCAGAGCAGCTGTTTCAAGAACTTGAAGTACACAGTACCTTGGAAGAGGAACTCTTCTATCCGGCTCTTCAAAATCCGGCTGAAATTGAAGAATTTGAAGCGGCCGATGAGGACACGCAGTTCAGCGAAGAAAAGACGATGCACACCCCTGAGCTCGATGAGACAGGGGAGGTGGAGGCGGGACGTGGGGAAGGCAGCGATAGCTCTGAAGAAATGACCAACAATATGATCACCTCCGCATTCGATGAGCATCGGGTGATACGCGCCCTCATCGCTCAGCTCAGACAGAAAGACGCGTTGAGCCAAGAATTCCGGCAGAGAATGACGGAGTTACAGCAGACGGTGGCGAACCATGTTTTCGAGGAAGAGGATGAGCTCTTCGCTGAAGCTCAGCTGACCATGGATACGAAAACGCTCGGCAGGCAGATGCAGCAACGGAAGCAAGAACTTCTTTCCGCTGCCGTCTGA
- a CDS encoding class I SAM-dependent methyltransferase, whose product MQAYASDQYDRDHLRQEFNTQLRWARTKIPVVRSWLAEKHRPRLVEVGSFVGGFLAAAREEGWSITGVDPGETVTDFCSEYKLPVYRGTIENAPLRPGELDGIMVWNTFDQLPDPYALLASAADSLKSRGLLVIRIPHGTCYRMSISLATRHRWMQRVLYPLLAWNNLLSFPYLHGYDVNSLDRLVAHHGFRREAVYPDTLMTSSTPTTRWWARLEEQLLKALCRSAWQIEGVVDGHRYRTACWLDVYYRRTAKRETQFTRGCTSRFSRRV is encoded by the coding sequence ATGCAAGCCTACGCCTCAGATCAATATGACCGGGATCATTTGCGACAGGAATTCAACACGCAGCTCAGGTGGGCCCGCACGAAGATTCCCGTGGTGCGGTCGTGGCTCGCGGAAAAACATCGTCCGCGGCTGGTGGAGGTCGGCAGTTTCGTCGGCGGTTTCCTGGCGGCTGCGCGGGAAGAGGGCTGGAGCATTACCGGTGTGGATCCCGGTGAAACGGTCACTGATTTTTGCTCCGAATACAAATTGCCGGTCTATCGAGGCACGATTGAAAACGCTCCACTGCGTCCCGGCGAATTGGATGGCATCATGGTCTGGAACACGTTCGACCAATTGCCGGATCCCTATGCCCTGTTGGCGTCGGCAGCCGATAGCCTGAAAAGCAGAGGTTTGCTCGTGATTCGCATTCCCCATGGGACTTGTTATCGTATGTCTATTTCCCTGGCAACGCGGCATCGATGGATGCAACGTGTGCTGTACCCTCTGCTCGCGTGGAACAATCTCCTGAGCTTTCCCTATCTACACGGTTATGACGTGAATAGTCTCGATCGTTTAGTCGCTCACCACGGTTTCCGGCGGGAAGCGGTATATCCGGACACCTTGATGACTTCCTCCACGCCGACCACTCGATGGTGGGCTCGACTTGAAGAACAGCTGCTGAAAGCTCTCTGCAGGTCGGCTTGGCAAATCGAAGGCGTGGTCGACGGACATCGATATCGAACGGCGTGCTGGTTGGACGTCTACTACCGACGAACGGCAAAGAGAGAAACACAATTTACTAGGGGTTGCACCAGTAGGTTTAGTCGCCGGGTTTGA
- a CDS encoding sigma-54-dependent transcriptional regulator, with translation MAQHPRILVVDDDRDTLSFLREVLSQEGYEVETTKSAKAALGMVAQCRPDLIMSDIHMPELDGLSLLSELRSRRHDMPVILMTAYGSLKTAVDGIQAGAFDYLSKPFMLDDVRLVVHRALEHMQVPPHNQQLKNQLNDRFDGLIGSSPAMVQVYKSIARVSRTDSTVLLQGESGTGKELLARAIHANSNRKTGPFVAVDGGALTETLLESELFGHERGAFTGAVGVKKGLLEKAHLGTCFLDEVADLSATLQGKLLRVIQEREIRRVGSTTPMDVDVRIIAASKKDLSALVKAGTFREDLYYRLNVVTIAIPPLRERMEDVPLLAEHFVQIYGAAKAPQVTGISTDAMTVLTQYWWPGNIRELEHAIERAVALSPHPILCPEDLPLAVRTATVREADHARGWMTVEELVREHIVRVLKHHNGDLGRSSSILGIHRKTLLRKLRQYGLVGGPRTGYPSPDTLSVPAGDERSPLEEQSFEESAYTS, from the coding sequence ATGGCACAACATCCCCGCATCCTTGTCGTGGACGATGATCGCGACACCTTATCCTTTCTTCGAGAGGTCCTCTCGCAGGAAGGCTACGAGGTGGAAACCACCAAGAGCGCGAAGGCGGCCTTAGGCATGGTGGCTCAATGCCGACCCGATCTCATCATGTCCGACATTCATATGCCTGAGCTCGACGGATTGAGCCTGCTCTCGGAACTTCGTTCCCGCCGTCACGACATGCCGGTGATCTTGATGACAGCGTATGGTTCCTTGAAGACCGCAGTGGACGGCATCCAGGCCGGAGCGTTTGATTACCTGAGCAAACCGTTCATGTTGGATGATGTGCGCTTGGTGGTCCATCGAGCCCTCGAACATATGCAGGTCCCTCCCCACAACCAGCAGCTCAAGAACCAACTGAACGATCGATTCGATGGTCTCATCGGCAGCAGTCCGGCAATGGTCCAGGTCTATAAATCCATCGCTCGGGTCTCGCGAACAGACAGTACCGTGCTCTTGCAGGGGGAGAGCGGCACAGGCAAGGAACTCCTCGCTCGAGCCATTCATGCCAACAGCAACAGGAAGACGGGACCATTCGTTGCCGTGGACGGCGGGGCGTTGACTGAAACCCTGCTCGAATCGGAATTGTTCGGCCATGAGCGGGGGGCCTTTACCGGGGCGGTGGGCGTGAAAAAAGGACTCCTCGAAAAAGCCCATCTGGGAACCTGTTTCTTGGACGAGGTGGCCGACTTATCCGCAACATTGCAAGGGAAGTTACTGCGTGTGATCCAGGAGCGGGAGATCCGCCGGGTCGGCAGCACGACACCCATGGATGTGGACGTGAGGATCATCGCCGCGTCCAAGAAGGATCTCAGCGCCCTCGTGAAAGCGGGCACATTTCGAGAAGATCTGTACTATCGGTTGAATGTGGTGACCATTGCCATTCCCCCGCTGCGTGAGCGGATGGAGGATGTGCCGCTTCTGGCGGAGCACTTCGTTCAAATCTACGGCGCCGCAAAAGCCCCGCAGGTGACCGGAATTTCGACCGACGCCATGACGGTGCTTACTCAATACTGGTGGCCCGGCAACATCCGAGAATTGGAACACGCGATCGAGCGGGCGGTGGCGTTGAGCCCACATCCCATTCTCTGTCCGGAAGATCTTCCCCTGGCGGTGCGTACTGCGACGGTGCGGGAGGCGGACCACGCAAGAGGATGGATGACGGTGGAAGAACTGGTGCGCGAACATATTGTTCGTGTGCTGAAGCACCACAATGGTGACTTGGGTCGTTCTTCATCCATACTCGGCATCCATCGGAAAACCTTGCTCAGAAAACTGCGTCAATATGGTCTCGTCGGCGGCCCTCGGACAGGCTATCCAAGCCCGGACACTTTGTCCGTCCCAGCCGGAGACGAACGATCGCCTTTGGAAGAACAATCCTTCGAAGAGTCGGCCTATACGTCCTAA
- a CDS encoding response regulator, producing the protein MQGYGKRILIIDDAEDLRYLTSMALSTAGYNTYSASDGAEGLDAMTKRRYDVVLVDHHMPRVNGLQFIETSRAKWPDTPIIFMSGDHRFYGHGDLLEGTFACVEKPFELPHLIELIGCACRRRARQEPAQMPAFSYLGSVPL; encoded by the coding sequence ATGCAAGGTTACGGAAAGCGAATCCTGATCATCGATGACGCGGAGGACCTCCGTTATCTCACGAGCATGGCGCTTTCAACCGCCGGCTATAATACCTACTCAGCCTCGGACGGAGCCGAAGGTCTCGATGCCATGACAAAGCGACGGTACGATGTGGTTTTGGTCGATCACCACATGCCGCGAGTCAACGGCCTCCAATTTATCGAGACGAGTCGAGCCAAGTGGCCGGACACGCCGATTATCTTCATGTCCGGGGACCACCGGTTCTACGGTCACGGCGATCTGCTCGAAGGAACTTTTGCGTGCGTTGAGAAACCCTTCGAGTTGCCCCATCTCATTGAGTTGATTGGTTGTGCCTGCCGGAGGAGGGCGCGACAAGAACCGGCCCAGATGCCGGCCTTTTCATATCTCGGCTCTGTGCCTCTCTAA